A stretch of DNA from Lysinibacillus sp. B2A1:
TAACGGTCTTATCGTATCAAAAACAGTAGAAGGTATCGCTCGTCAACCAGAGGCTCGTGGCGTTCTTCAAACTACAATGTTCATCGGGGTTGCATTAGTTGAAGCCCTACCGATTATCGCAGTAGTAGTAGCATTCATCGTAATGAACAAATAATTCAGTTGAACACTGAATTTTACTAGTGGCGAAGCAGGAATCTCCAGATGAAACTTCGCCCTTCATTTTGGAACAGATAAAAGCTATGTGAAAATATAGCTTTTTAAAATAGGTAGTTTTTCAAGTTATTAAATAATGTTGAAGTCAAAGCTCTTGAAGGGAGTGAAACAATCGTGTTTTTAGATTATCTTGTACTAGGTGCCAGCGCTGGTGAAGGATTTAACAATGGTGACATTATTTCAACATTGGTTATCTTCTTATTATTAATGTTTTTACTGAAAAAGTTAGCTTGGGGTCCACTTATGGGCATCATGCAACAACGTGAAGAATTAGTAGCTAGTGAAATCGAAGCAGCTGAAAAAGCGCGCAAAGATTCGCACCAATATTTAGAAGAACAAAAGAGCCTTCTTAAGGAAGCTCGTACGGAAGCACAATCGATTGTTGAAAGCGCTAAGAAGCAAGGCGAACTACAAAAAGAAGAAATTCTTACTGCAGCACGCAATGAAGCTAACCGCTTAAAAGAATCAGCTTTACGTGAAATTGAGTCTGAAAAAGAAAAAGCTATTGCAGCTGTACGTGATGAAGTCGTTTCATTATCTGTACTTGCAGCATCTAAAGTCCTTAGCAAAGAGATTTCTGAGGCAGACAACCGTGCTCTAATTGAAGAGACGATTGCGAAGGCAGGGGAAGCTCAATGAGTAATTCAACTGTAGCAAAACGTTATGCTCAAGCGCTATTTGAATTAGCGCAACAAAAAAACATTCTTGCTGAAGTTGGAGCAGACTTAAACGAGCTGACAAAGGTTATAAAAGAATCTCCAGATTTTTTAACACTTTTAAATGCTCCTAAGTTCTCTATCGAACGTAAAAAACAAATGCTAGCAGACATCTTTGCGGGTGCAACGCCAGAAGTTTTACACACAATTCAACTACTTGTTGAGAAAAAACGTGTAAATGAAATCAAGCTAATTGCAAAAGAATACGCTGAGCTAGCTGCACAAGCACAAGGTACTGCAGATGCAACAGTATTCACTACTCGTGAACTTTCTGCTGAAGAAAGCGCGAAAATTTCTGCAGCATTTGCGAAACTTGTTGGTAAACAATCATTAAACATTACAAACGAAATTGATCCATCACTTCTTGGTGGAATTCGTGTTCAAATCGGTAATCATATTTATGATAGCTCAGTTGTGAACAAACTTGAGCGCTTAAAACGTGAATTAATCGGTTAATAATTTAGAAATGTGAGAGGTGACATACATGGGCATCAAGGCTGAAGAAATCAGCAGTCTGATTAAACAACAGATTGAGAATTATGAATCTGAACTTAAAGTAAGCGAAGTTGGTACAGTTATCCGTATTGGTGACGGTATTGCTCTTGCTCATGGCCTCGACAACGCCATGGCTGGAGAGCTTTTAGAGTTCTCTAACGGTGTTATGGGTATGGCTCAAAACCTAGAAGAAGGTAACGTTGGTATCGTAATCTTAGGTCCATACACTGACATCAAAGAAGGCGATGAAGTTCGTCGTACAGGTCGTATCATGGAAGTACCAGTTGGTGAAGAACTAATTGGCCGTGTTGTAAACCCACTTGGTCAACCAGTGGATGGACAAGGTCCTATCAACACTACAAAATCTCGTCCAATCGAAAGTCCAGCTTTCGGTGTAATGGCTCGTAAATCAGTACACGAACCACTACAAACTGGTATTAAAGCAATTGACGCATTAGTACCAATCGGTCGTGGTCAACGTGAGTTAATCATCGGTGACCGTCAAACTGGTAAAACATCAGTTGCTATCGATACAATTCTTAACCAAAATGACCAAAACATGATCTGTATCTATGTTGCAATTGGTCAAAAAGAATCTACTGTACGTGGTGTAGTAGAAACGCTTCGTAAAAATGGTGCTTTAGATTATACAATCGTTGTGACAGCTTCTGCTTCTCAACCAGCTCCATTATTATACCTAGCACCATTAGCTGGTGTATCTATGGCAGAAGAATTCATGTTACAAGGTAAACATGTGTTAATCGTATATGATGATCTTTCTAAACAAGCATCTGCTTACCGTGAACTTTCACTTCTTCTACGTCGTCCTCCAGGTCGTGAAGCTTACCCTGGTGACGTTTTCTACTTACACAGCCGCTTACTTGAACGTGCTGCGAAGTTAAATGAAACATATCAAAATGGTTCGATTACAGCTCTTCCATTCGTTGAGACACAAGCTGGGGATATCTCTGCATACATCCCAACGAACGTAATCTCAATTACTGATGGTCAAATTTTCTTACAATCTGACTTATTCAACTCAGGTGTACGTCCAGCTATTAACGCCGGTCTTTCAGTATCACGTGTAGGTGGATCTGCTCAAATTAAAGCGATGAAAAAAGTTGCTGGTACGCTACGTCTTGACTTAGCAGCATTCCGTGAGCTTGAATCTTTCGCTCAATTCGGTTCAGATTTAGATAAGGTAACACTTGGTAAACTTGAGCGTGGTAAACGTACGGTTGAAGTTCTTAAACAAGACCTTAACAAACCATTAAAAGTAGAAAAACAAGTTGCTATTCTTTATGCATTAACTAAAGGTCATTTAGATGATATTCCAGTACAAGATATCGTTCGTTTTGAATCTGAATTCTTAAGCTGGTTAGATACAAACCATACAGACGTTTTAGATCATGTTCGTACTACAAAAGAGCTTGCTCCTGATGCGGATTATGAAGCAGCAATCAGTGCATTCAAAAAAACTTTCGCTAAATCAGAATAAGATCGACTAGTCACTTGATTAAAAAACAGAAGGTGGTGAAATACCAGTGGTAAACTTACGCGAAATAAAAGGTCGTATTACTTCTACAAAGAGTACGAAGCAAATAACGAAAGCGATGCAGATGGTTTCTTCTTCAAAGTTACGTCGTGCAGAGCAAAACGCTAAAGCTTACGTTCCTTACATGGAAAAAATCCAGGACGTAGTAGGCGCGATTGCTTCCGGGACAAAAGACAGCGGACATCCAATGTTAACTGCTCGTCCTGTTAAGAAAACAGCTTACTTAGTCATTGGTTCTGACCGTGGACTTGCAGGTGCTTACAACTCAAGCATCCTACGTCAAGTACAACGTACAATTAACGAACGTCATAGATCAAAAGACGAATACGTTATTTTAGCAGTAGGTCGTGTTGTCCGTGACTACTTTGTAAAACGTGATCATAATGTTATCAGTGATGTTGTCGGTCTTCCGGACCAACCAACCTTTGCTGATATTAAAGAAATCGCTCGTAATGCTGTTGGTATGTTCATTGATGGTACGTATGATGAACTTTATATGTACTACAATCACTTTGTCAGCGCTATTGCCAGCGAAGTGACGGAGAAAAAACTTCTTCCATTAACAGATATTGCACCTGCAAGCGGTACAGCTTCTTATGAATTTGAGCCATCTGGCGAAGCAATTCTTGAAGTATTACTTCCACAATATGCGGAAAGCTTAGTTTATGGGGCATTATTAGATGGAAAAGCAAGTGAACATGCTTCTCGTATGACGGCTATGAAAAATGCAACAGATAACGCATCTGATCTTATTTCAGATCTATCATTGCAATACAACCGTGCGCGTCAAGCGGCGATTACACAAGAAATTACAGAAATCGTTGGTGGAGCTGCAGCCTTAGAGTAGGCCAGCTTCCCAATGTCGTATAAGAATACGATAGGAGGGTACACAGTAATGAATAAAGGACATGTTATTCAAGTAATGGGTCCAGTTGTTGACGTAAAATTCAGCAATGGTCAATTACCAGCAATCTATAACTCATTGTCAGTTAAGATTGAACGTCCTAATGAAGAACCAACAATTCTTGCATTAGAAGTTGCGCTTCATTTAGGTGATGATTCTGTTCGTACAATTGCGATGTCATCTACTGATGGCTTACAACGTGGAGCAGAAGTAACAGACTCAGGAAAAGCTATCTCAGTACCAGTTGGTGAAGTTACGCTAGGTCGTGTATTCAACGTACTTGGAGAAGTAATTGACTTAGGTGAAGAGATTCCTGCTGACGCACGTCGTGATTCAATTCACCGTGAAGCACCATCTTTCGAGAATCTTTCAACTTCAGTTGAAATTCTTGAAACAGGTATCAAAGTAGTAGACTTACTTGCACCATATATCAAAGGTGGTAAAATCGGTCTATTCGGTGGTGCCGGTGTAGGTAAAACAGTATTAATCCAAGAATTAATTAACAACATCGCACAAGAGCACTCAGGTATCTCTGTATTCGCTGGTGTAGGTGAGCGTACTCGTGAAGGGAACGACTTATTCTTCGAGATGAGCGATTCAGGCGTTATCAAGCAAACAGCGATGGTATTCGGTCAAATGAACGAACCACCTGGTGCACGTATGCGTGTAGCATTGACTGGTCTTACAATGGCGGAATACTTCCGTGATGAACAAGGCCAAGACGTACTTTTATTCATCGACAATATCTTCCGTTTCACACAAGCAGGTTCTGAGGTTTCTGCCCTATTAGGTCGTATGCCTTCTGCGGTAGGTTACCAACCAACACTTGCAACTGAGATGGGTAAATTACAAGAGCGTATCACATCTACGAACAAAGGATCTGTAACTTCTATCCAAGCGATTTACGTACCAGCCGATGACTATACTGACCCGGCGCCAGCTACAACTTTCGCCCACTTAGATGCAACGACTAACCTTGAGCGTAAATTATCTGAAATGGGTATCTACCCTGCGGTTGACCCACTAGCTTCGACTTCTCGTGCATTATCACCTGAAATCGTTGGTGCTGAGCATTACGCAGTAGCTACTGGCGTACAACGTACAATCCAACGTTACCGTGAATTACAAGATATCATTGCTATCTTAGGTATGGATGAATTATCTGATGAAGATAAACAAACAGTAGAACGTGCTCGTCGTATTCAATTCTTCTTATCTCAAAACTTCCACGTTGCGGAACAATTTACTGGTCAAAAGGGTTCTTATGTACCTGTTAAAGAAACTGTTCGCTCATTCAAGGAAATCCTTGATGGTAAATGGGATCACCTACCAGAAGATGCTTTCCGTTTAGTTGGTTCTATTGATGAGGTAGTTGAAAAAGCGAAAAGCATGGGCGTAGAGGTTTAATACTAGGGACGAGGAGGAAAAAATATGAAGACAGTTCAAGTCAATATTGTCACTCCCGACGGCCCAGTATACGATTCTGAAGTAACAATGGTAATCGCTAAAACAACTTCTGGAGAAATCGGTGTTCTTGCAGGCCATATTCCTATGGTCGCTCCACTAGCAATTGGTGCAGTGAAGCTTAAAAAAGAAAACGGTTCTACTGATATTGTTGCTGTAAGCGGTGGTTTCATTGAAGTTCGTCCAGAAAAGATATCAATTTTAGCGCCTTCTGCTGAAGTTGCTGAAAACATCGATGTTAAACGTGCAAAAGAAGCCGTTAAACGTGCTGAAGGACGTCTTCAAAGTAAACAAGACAACATTGATTTCAAACGTGCTGACCTAGCATTAAAACGTGCGTTGAATCGTATCAACGTTCATGAGGGTAATATCTAATTCAAATTTTAACGGGCAGATTCAACATCTGCCCGTTTTTTAACATTATTCAGTGTTTTTACAGCAAGTAGAATAATGGATCTTAATGAATATGGAGGGATTACGATGGAATTATATGAATCGATAGGACAAGAAGCTTTATTGGGTATTTTATCTCATATATTTTTTATCGCTATTACTTTTTATGCGCTACAAGCTTTTATGCTTGAGAAGATCTTTAAGAAAAATAAAGTATTTCAAATTCAGTTGATCTATATATTATTGAGTATTGCGATTGGAACAACTGTTTCAAATTTTTTCCTCCAGGTGTCAAATTGGTCTGGTAAGCTCCCTTATCTGTTTTAATTCATCTTATAGCTCCTTATTACTATCTTAAAATGTAGAAAATGAATATACATATTTCACAGGGCTTTATAACAAAATTTATCCGCATAAAAACGTGCAGCAATTTATCTTTATTCAGCAGAATACTCTCACCTCTATAGGTGGCGAGATAAAAGCGATTTTTTTCCTAATAAGTGGGTGTACAAACGCTCACTGAAATAGAGGAACTAAGGTTAAGATCTTCACATCCTTTAAAAACGCCTGAATGACCAATATCGTGCTACTGACGCTACGTTAACACTACGCTTTCGCGCAAAAAACATCTGTTGGTCTAAAGCCCCTGGCGGATGTCACGGATTTTGAAGAGGAGCTTTTCGAGCGAGTTCGAAAAAAATCCCAACGCAATTACGCTGAGGTGTAATTGATCTGTAACGAAAGCGAAGTATCCGGTATAAGACTCCCACTTCAAGCTTTAAGTGAAGCAAATATAAGTGGGAGATCAATTAAAAAACCTGAGTGAAGTTTCGCTTTATGAGGTCCTTTGAAATATGTAAAAAAGATGGATTATTCCATTCAATAAATTTTGTTTTTTATCTTCATTCAGCAAATGTTTTCTGTAGCGAAAGCATAGCGGCAGCTACAATTACGCCAAGGAGAAATTGATTCACAAATCTTTGGGTATGTATTAGAAAATAACGCTTTCGTTCTATGTTATTGGTCATTCACAAAATAAAATTTCATGCGTACAATAAATAAATAGCAAAATATTATTAAATGGCTTAAAATAGTGATTTGGATGCTTGAACGAGCGTTGAAAAAGTTGTACTATAGAGTTGTTTGTTTACTGATTATGACATTATACTTCTTTTTTAAATAAAATTTCGATAGCTTAATAGATTAAATTCGGAGGGACATAGGGTGGAAAAAATAATAGTGACTGGTGGCCAAAAGCTACAAGGAAAAGTACGTGTAGAGGGCGCAAAAAATGCAGTGTTACCAATCCTAGCGGCGGCTTTACTTGCTTCTGAGGGAGAAAATGTAATTAAAGAAGTCCCTAACTTAGCAGATGTCTTTACAATAAATGAAGTACTTAAAAGTTTAAATGCAGCAGTTACATATATACCAGAAGACAATGCAGTATATATAGATGCAACAAAAGAACTTTCCAGTGAAGCTCAATTTGAATATGTAAGCAAAATGCGTGCATCGATTTTAGTAATGGGTTCATTACTTGCTCGCAATGGCTATGCTCGAGTTGCTTTACCAGGAGGCTGTGCAATTGGCTCTCGCCCAATCGAGTTACATTTAAAGGGCTTTGAAGCAATGGGAGCAAAAATCTCATTTGGTCACGGATATGTAGAGGCAAAAGTAAATGGCCGTTTAAAAGGAGCAAATGTGTATTTGGACTTCCCTAGTGTAGGTGCAACAGAGAATATTATGACAGCTGCATCATTGGCACAGGGGACAACTGTAATTGAAAATGCAGCGAAAGAGCCTGAAATTGTAGATCTTGCAAACTTTATTAATAGTATGGGTGGTCGAGTTATTGGCGCAGGTACGAATACCATTCGTATTGAAGGTGTCGAAACATTATATGGAACCGAGCATCATATTATTCCTGATCGTATTGAGGCTGGCACATTTATGGTTGCGGCAGCCATCACTAAAGGAGATGTGACGATTGAAAACGCAGTTCCTGAGCATATGACAGCATTAATTGCTAAAATGCGTGAAATGGGCGTTGAAATCATCGAATTAGATGAAGGCATTCGTGTACGAGTTCCTGATAAATTAAAGGCTGTAGATATTAAAACAATGCCACATCCAGGATTCCCTACAGACATGCAATCACAAATGATGGCTTTAATGCTAACAGCTGAAGGTACTAGTATTATTACAGAAACAGTCTTTGAAAATCGTTTTATGCATGTTGAGGAATTCCGTCGCATGAATGCTGGTGCTAAAATAGAAGGACGCTCAGTCTTCATAGAAGGACCTGTAAATCTTCAAGGCGCTGAGGTAATGGCAACGGATTTACGTGCTGCGGCTGCACTTATTTTAGCAGGTCTTGTTTCTGAAGGTGTAACACGTGTGACTAAACTTTATCACTTAGACCGTGGATATGTAGAATTCCATGAAAAATTAGCAGCACTTGGTGCTAATATCGAACGCGTGCCTGTTGAAGAAGTTGTTATAAAAGAGAAATCTACTGTGGAATTACCAACAAACTAAATAGTTGAATGATACCCTTTGCTTAAAAGCAGAGGGTTCTTTTTATTGAAGCCAACAAAAAGTGATCTGTCCCATCTGGAATATAAACTAGCTGACTTTGAACAAAAATAGTAACTTGTAATAACCTTCTTAGGTGAGTTATTCGATACTAGACGATCTATATATTGTTTCGCTAAGGTTCACATATTTAGAAGAGTTTTAGCATATTATTCCTTATGAAAAAATGGATAATGAGTGTAGGTATCATTTGTTTGATAGGGACATTATATGTGCTTCCTGTTGCATTTAGTGAGAGACGTTCAACTGAGGAGTCAGTCCAAACAACGGACAATGTGTGTGAAATATTTATAGAAGTGGAGGGGCAACAGAAGAAAATCCCTTTAGAAACATATGTTACGGGTGTAGTAGCTGCTGAAATGCCTGTTTCATTTAAAAAAGAGGCTTTAAAAGCGCAGGCTATTGCAGCAAGAACATATGCATTGAAATCGACAAATTATGGTAGAGAAGCAATTGCTCCCACAGTTGCTAGACAAGTTTTTTATAATAAAGAGCAAAGAAAAGCGAATTGGACTAGCAATTTCCCAGGAAATGAAAAGAAAATTGTCGAGGCTATTAATGAAACAAAAGGACAAGTTCTTCTTTTCGATAATCAATTAATTACAGCTATGTTTCATTCTACCAGCAACGGCAAAACAGAAAGTGCCTATGGTTATAGTGGCAATGATCTTCCATATTTGCAAAGTGTAGCTAGTATGTCTGATCAATCTTCACCAAAATTCTCGGCGGTCAAGGAATGGACATTAGCTGAGTGGAATACAATTTGGCCTGATAAATGGCAGGTAAGTGATTTCTCACGCATTCAGTATTTTTTTAATGATACAGGACGTGTTGAACGTTTACAGCTAGGTAAAAATGTATGGTCAGGACGAGAGGTTCGAACACTCTTGCAAATACCATCTACTGATTTTAAAATTTCCTATGATACTAATACTGGAAAAATACAAGTGAGTACAAAAGGATATGGTCATGGTGTTGGAATGAGTCAGTATGGAGCTGAGGCAATGGCAAGTGAAGGGAAAACTGCTGACGAAATTTTACACTATTATTATCAGGATATTGAGATAAAAAAGATAGATGCATGTTTAAAATAACTTCTAGTTGTTCACACTGCAACTAGAGGTGATGAAAATGAGAGAGGATAAAAATAGTAAAACTTCTCAAAAACAAAATGAAAAAGGTCAATTACAGAAGAAACCTTGGTTTTGGCCAGCGGTTTATGCTGGTGGTGCATTAATGCTAGCAGGTATGCTATTTGGTTACAATAGTCTTGTATCAAAGGTAGAAGAGGCTCCGTTACCAGATTTGGCAGAAGTAGATCCAGGTCCTGTAGTTGAAACAAATGCTCGTACAGAAACAATGAAGTATCCATTCAAAGAAGCAAATCTTAGTAAAGTACAAGTTTTACAAGAATTTTATGAAGTAGAGGCTAATGCAGAGGCACGTGAAAATGCACTAATGGTATTTAATCAAACATTTACAACTTCATCTGGTATTTCTCTTGCTATGAATGGTGAAGAATTTGAAGTGTTAGCTGCTATGAGTGGTAAAGTACTAGAAGTAAAACTAGATGCATTTACAGGCAATAAAATTGTGATTGAGCATCCAGATGGTAAGCAAACACATTATAGCTCAGTAAAAGATATTGCCGTAAAAGAAGGCGATGAAGTAACACAAGGTCAGGCATTAGGAAAAGCAACTGACAATGAGTGGAATCAAGCAGCAGGCGTTCACTTGCATTTCGAAGTACTTGAAGACGGAAAATATGTGAATCCGAAAAAATTACTAGCCTTTTAAAATAGGGAAAATCGACTGCTACAATGACAGTAAAAGATATTGATGGTATATGGAATCTTACTATCCGTTGTTGCGGAATAAATCATCAGCAATTGATCGAGAAAGTGTAAAACGTGTTCTGAATAGCTTTGTCCTTACATAAGGTGAAGAAATGCGCATACGTGCATCTGATGCCAAAGCCATTTTGTGAAATTGTGTGGAAAGGACGAAGAACGTGCACGAGCACATTCGGAAGCGCTGCATACGCCTCGGTGAATTATTGATTGAGACGCGTGAGACTGTGCGTGTCCTCGCGAAAATGACAGGTTATTCAAAAAGTACGGTGCACAAAGACTTAACAGAGCGATTGCCAACAATTCATGAAGGATTAGCAGAGCAGGTGAAGGAAATTCTCGCCTACCATAAGGCCGTACGTCATATTCGCGGAGGAGAGGCAACGAAAAACAAGTGGAAAGAAAGAGCGAGTCAAGAATGATTCGTTCTTTTTTTGTTGTTAAAGACAAACTTAACAAAAGATTATTTTAAACGTATTATTGTTTTCTATTATTGTTCATATAATTAAAAGAAAACAGCCACATTCACTAAATTTAGGTGAAATTACCAATAGTGTATGATAAAATATTCTAGATAAAGAGATAAAGTGAAGCTTCAATCAGTGTGGATTGTCCTCATCCCACACTGATTATTAGTTGAACTAACCGGAATATTACGGCAGTTGATTTCCCGATTATATTATTTACTTGGCTTACGTCTTGAAGTGGGAGTCTACTGCCTGTTTATGCGGGATAAAAATGAACGTTATGTAGTGGGAACTGGCGGGAAGGAGAAATTATAAAATGTTTTCGAAAGATATTGGCATTGACTTAGGAACTGCGAATGTATTAATCCACGTTAAAGGTAAAGGAATTGTCTTAAATGAGCCATCTGTAGTGGCAATTGATAAAAAAACAAATAAAGTATTAGCAGTAGGGGAAGAAGCTCGCCAAATGGTAGGGCGCACGCCAGGTAATATTACAGCAATTCGACCATTACGCGATGGTGTTATTGCAGACTTTGATGTTACTGAAGCGATGCTAAGACATTTTATCAATAAATTAAATTTAAAGGGATTCTTAACTAAACCACGTATTTTAATTTGTTGTCCAACAAACATTACTAGTGTGGAGCAAAAGGCAATTCGTGAAGCGGCAGAGAAATCTGGTGGTAAAAAAGTATATTTAGAGGAAGAACCAAAAGTTGCTGCTATTGGTGCAGGTATGGATATTTTCCAACCTAGTGGCAATATGGTAGTAGACATTGGCGGTGGAACAACAGATATTGCAGTTCTTTCAATGGGAGATATCGTAACAAGTGAATCCATTAAAGTCGCAGGAGACGTTTTTGATAATGATATATTACAATATATTAAAAAAGAATATAAATTACTAATTGGAGAACGTACCGCTGAGGCAATAAAAATGACAATTGGTACAGTATTTAAGGGCGGTAGAAATGATACTATGGATATTCGCGGCCGTGATATGGTGACAGGTCTGCCACGTACAATAATGATTCAATCTGAGGAAATTGAACGCGCTTTACATGAATCAGTAGCAATGATTGTCCAATCTGCAAAAAATGTTCTAGAAAAAACGCCACCAGAGCTTTCAGCTGATATAATTGATCGTGGAGTGATCATTACTGGCGGTGGTGCATTACTACATGGCATGGACCAGCTATTAATTGAAGAGTTAAAGGTACCTGTGTTCATTGCAGAAAGACCGATGGATTGTGTAGCAATTGGTACAGGCATTATGCTTGAAAATATTGATCGAGTGCCTGCATCCTTATAAAAATAGAATGAGGTGATTCCTTTGTTTAAAGGGTTCTATACAGTTGCAACTGGTATGATTGCACAACAAAGACGAACAGAATTATTAACTAATAATTTATCAAATGCGAATACACCAGGATTTAAAGCGGATCAATCAACAATTCGTTCATTTCCAGATATGTTAATGTCAAGTGTTGGAAATACAAATGCAACTGCCAAGCAGCAAATGGGCTCTCAATATATGAGTCAAGTGGGAGCACTAAATACAGGGATTTATATGCAAGAAACATTGCCAAACTACATACAGGGTCAAATCTATAATACAGATTTCTCAACAGATATGGCCTTGATTGATGGATACTTACCGCAAAATGAAGAGGGCATCACTGGATCTATATTCTTCCGTTTAGCACATCCAGATGGTGGCGAGGCATATACACGAAATGGGAATTTTACATTAGATGGTCAAGGTAATTTAGTCAATGCACAAGGACTGTATGTTTTATCAGATAATGGTCAACGCATTCAGCTTCCAAATGATGATTTTCGTCTAGATGAGACTGGTGCGATTTACGTCAATGATCAGCAAGTAGCACGTGTTGGCGTATCATTTGCGGCTAATCCGAACATGCTACGTAAACAAGATAATGGTTTAATTCGAACAGAGAATGGTGAGAACTTACCAACGGCTTATGGTGCTAACGGTGTTGATTTTACACTGCGTCAAAATTACCTTGAGCGCTCAAACGTAGATTCTGGTCGCACGATGACAGATTTAATGACAGCTTATCGCGCATTTGAAGCCAATCAAAAGGTGCTACAGGCTTATGATCGAAGCATGGAAAAGGCTGTTAATGAAATCGGAAAAGTATAATAAGCGAACTGGAGGCGTTAGATAATGCTACGTACAATGATTACTGCAACAAATACAATGGGACAATTACAAAACCAATTAGATACCATTAGTAATAACATTGCTAATAGCAATACACATGGCTATAAGACAAAAGAGGCTTCTTTCAACGAACTTCTTTATCAGCAATTTAATAATGACAAGCAAGATCGTGCAGAGCGTCTATCTCCGGTAGGTATTCGATATGGTTCAGGTGCAATGCTTGGACAAATTCAATCAAATGAAAAGCAAGGTTCACTACAAACAACTAATCGCGATTTAGATATGGCCTTCAATAAAGCAAAACAATATTTCAATATTTTAATGCCAGATGGTGAAAATGGCACAAAAACAGTGTATACTCGTCAAGGTGACTTTTATTTATCACCATTAAATAATGGAACAGTAATGGTTGTGAATTCAGATGGATATCCATTAGCTGATGCAACAGGACAAGCTATTACATTACCGGATAATGTAAAAAGCTTTGCTGTACGTAATGGAGGCGTATTAGAGGCTTCCTATCCAAATGGAGATATTATCCGTACAGATTTAGCCGTGACAGAATTTCAAAAGCCACAACTAATGGAGCACATTTCAGGCCAATATGTTGGGTTGCCAAATAATCTAGCTCAGCTAGGATATACACAGGCTGAGGTTGTTGCAGAATTACAAGGTGCGAATCGCCAGCAGATTGGCATGCAGAGTGGCACGCTAGAAATGTCGAATGTAAATCTTTCAAAGGAAATGACGGATTTAATTCAAACACAGCGCTCTTATCAATTCAACGCACGAGCGGTAACTTTAGCAGACCAAATGCTTGGGCTTATTAATGGAATTCGCTAGTAGATCCATGATTACTGTTTAGTAGGAATGAAGAGGAGTACAATCTATGACAAACGATTCACGTCGACGTTCTGTGCCGACACAAGAAACCGATACGCCACCAGAAGAGAAGGAACGCCGCTCAAATGGAGAGCAACGAGAGGTTCGATGGGTGCAAATACGGCTGATTCCGATTTGGCTACGCGTTGTACTTGTTCTCGTATTAGTCGTTGTTGCCGCAGTTTTAGGTGCAATGTTTGGCTACAGTGTTATTGGACAAGGGAACGCTATGGATGTATTTAAAA
This window harbors:
- the murA gene encoding UDP-N-acetylglucosamine 1-carboxyvinyltransferase, whose protein sequence is MEKIIVTGGQKLQGKVRVEGAKNAVLPILAAALLASEGENVIKEVPNLADVFTINEVLKSLNAAVTYIPEDNAVYIDATKELSSEAQFEYVSKMRASILVMGSLLARNGYARVALPGGCAIGSRPIELHLKGFEAMGAKISFGHGYVEAKVNGRLKGANVYLDFPSVGATENIMTAASLAQGTTVIENAAKEPEIVDLANFINSMGGRVIGAGTNTIRIEGVETLYGTEHHIIPDRIEAGTFMVAAAITKGDVTIENAVPEHMTALIAKMREMGVEIIELDEGIRVRVPDKLKAVDIKTMPHPGFPTDMQSQMMALMLTAEGTSIITETVFENRFMHVEEFRRMNAGAKIEGRSVFIEGPVNLQGAEVMATDLRAAAALILAGLVSEGVTRVTKLYHLDRGYVEFHEKLAALGANIERVPVEEVVIKEKSTVELPTN
- the spoIID gene encoding stage II sporulation protein D; its protein translation is MKKWIMSVGIICLIGTLYVLPVAFSERRSTEESVQTTDNVCEIFIEVEGQQKKIPLETYVTGVVAAEMPVSFKKEALKAQAIAARTYALKSTNYGREAIAPTVARQVFYNKEQRKANWTSNFPGNEKKIVEAINETKGQVLLFDNQLITAMFHSTSNGKTESAYGYSGNDLPYLQSVASMSDQSSPKFSAVKEWTLAEWNTIWPDKWQVSDFSRIQYFFNDTGRVERLQLGKNVWSGREVRTLLQIPSTDFKISYDTNTGKIQVSTKGYGHGVGMSQYGAEAMASEGKTADEILHYYYQDIEIKKIDACLK
- a CDS encoding stage II sporulation protein, which produces MREDKNSKTSQKQNEKGQLQKKPWFWPAVYAGGALMLAGMLFGYNSLVSKVEEAPLPDLAEVDPGPVVETNARTETMKYPFKEANLSKVQVLQEFYEVEANAEARENALMVFNQTFTTSSGISLAMNGEEFEVLAAMSGKVLEVKLDAFTGNKIVIEHPDGKQTHYSSVKDIAVKEGDEVTQGQALGKATDNEWNQAAGVHLHFEVLEDGKYVNPKKLLAF
- a CDS encoding stage III sporulation protein D; translated protein: MHEHIRKRCIRLGELLIETRETVRVLAKMTGYSKSTVHKDLTERLPTIHEGLAEQVKEILAYHKAVRHIRGGEATKNKWKERASQE
- a CDS encoding rod shape-determining protein; translated protein: MFSKDIGIDLGTANVLIHVKGKGIVLNEPSVVAIDKKTNKVLAVGEEARQMVGRTPGNITAIRPLRDGVIADFDVTEAMLRHFINKLNLKGFLTKPRILICCPTNITSVEQKAIREAAEKSGGKKVYLEEEPKVAAIGAGMDIFQPSGNMVVDIGGGTTDIAVLSMGDIVTSESIKVAGDVFDNDILQYIKKEYKLLIGERTAEAIKMTIGTVFKGGRNDTMDIRGRDMVTGLPRTIMIQSEEIERALHESVAMIVQSAKNVLEKTPPELSADIIDRGVIITGGGALLHGMDQLLIEELKVPVFIAERPMDCVAIGTGIMLENIDRVPASL
- a CDS encoding flagellar biosynthesis protein FlgG; amino-acid sequence: MFKGFYTVATGMIAQQRRTELLTNNLSNANTPGFKADQSTIRSFPDMLMSSVGNTNATAKQQMGSQYMSQVGALNTGIYMQETLPNYIQGQIYNTDFSTDMALIDGYLPQNEEGITGSIFFRLAHPDGGEAYTRNGNFTLDGQGNLVNAQGLYVLSDNGQRIQLPNDDFRLDETGAIYVNDQQVARVGVSFAANPNMLRKQDNGLIRTENGENLPTAYGANGVDFTLRQNYLERSNVDSGRTMTDLMTAYRAFEANQKVLQAYDRSMEKAVNEIGKV